In Fluviispira sanaruensis, a genomic segment contains:
- a CDS encoding ATP-binding cassette domain-containing protein has protein sequence MTEKISFITQEERQSGKIGLGLYSRYLNSMQYLPIFLPIILILLVLTSLSESGFRYLVSLWANDCNTIICGDENQLKNVIRLWLQNADAYRISLFFFLFCLAAILLRAISWIVLIGFLANGARVLHNQMVESFSNVRVTFLDENPTGRLIRRFSGDYIQIKDEIPNIFSDIICSIIELLIVSVIVIFQAPVAIIAVLPCIFFYYSVQVLFKTASREIQRYTKILETPIWSLFTETVVGFQTIRAYGKSKIFYDRLILLSHDYAKSVLLQSRILRWLNLRLKIISEFFGLAVTLIAVILVANNKIGVGEAGFLMSLTIGLDATMQWLTRSLSMIESKMVSVERVIEYKNLPSEHIHYSHDPKLMKTDWPKFGEIIIENIQASYRKDLPIVLKNLSLKFAAGKKTGIIGRTGAGKSTLFQAFFRMLYLHSGKIIIDGIDITQISLDEARKVFAIVPQEPHLFSGTLKYNLDRTGKYSDEQMWEALKEVQLAKYIENLPDKLNYVLTERGHNFSVGQRQLICMARAILCDAKIILMDEATASVDMETEKLIQETLNTAFVHKTVIIIAHRLETLNNADHVVVLGNGQVVDYGTPAKILSKLGESLHSHLS, from the coding sequence ATGACCGAAAAAATTAGTTTCATCACGCAGGAAGAACGGCAATCAGGAAAAATTGGTTTAGGTCTTTATTCAAGATATTTAAACTCAATGCAATATCTGCCAATTTTTCTGCCAATTATCCTTATTTTACTTGTATTAACGAGTTTAAGTGAGAGTGGCTTTCGTTACCTTGTTTCCCTTTGGGCCAATGATTGCAATACCATTATATGCGGGGATGAGAATCAACTCAAAAATGTAATACGTTTATGGTTACAAAACGCTGATGCCTATCGAATTTCTCTTTTCTTTTTCTTATTTTGTCTCGCTGCAATTCTCTTGCGCGCCATAAGTTGGATTGTTCTAATAGGCTTTTTAGCCAACGGTGCACGAGTTTTACACAATCAAATGGTAGAAAGTTTTTCCAATGTTCGCGTTACTTTTTTAGATGAAAATCCAACAGGAAGATTGATCCGTCGTTTTAGCGGCGATTATATCCAAATAAAAGATGAAATTCCTAATATTTTTTCTGATATTATCTGTTCTATTATTGAACTTCTAATTGTATCCGTTATTGTTATTTTTCAAGCACCTGTTGCTATCATTGCCGTTTTACCATGTATATTTTTTTATTATTCCGTGCAAGTTTTGTTTAAAACTGCTTCTCGCGAAATTCAACGCTATACGAAAATCCTTGAAACGCCCATTTGGAGTTTATTTACGGAAACAGTCGTAGGTTTTCAAACCATCCGGGCATATGGTAAAAGCAAAATTTTTTATGACAGACTTATTCTGTTGTCTCATGATTATGCAAAATCAGTTCTACTACAAAGCAGAATATTGCGTTGGCTCAATTTACGCCTCAAAATTATTTCAGAATTCTTTGGCTTAGCTGTAACTTTAATAGCTGTTATTTTAGTTGCAAATAATAAAATTGGAGTGGGTGAAGCTGGTTTTTTAATGAGTCTCACGATCGGTCTCGATGCCACCATGCAATGGTTAACACGCAGTTTATCCATGATTGAATCCAAAATGGTTTCAGTGGAAAGAGTAATCGAATATAAAAATCTTCCCAGTGAACACATTCATTATTCACATGATCCCAAGCTAATGAAAACAGATTGGCCAAAGTTTGGTGAAATTATTATTGAAAATATTCAAGCTTCTTATCGTAAAGATTTACCTATTGTCTTAAAAAATTTATCTTTAAAATTTGCAGCTGGCAAAAAAACGGGAATCATTGGGAGAACGGGCGCAGGGAAAAGTACTTTGTTCCAAGCTTTTTTTCGCATGCTCTATCTTCATTCTGGAAAAATAATAATTGATGGAATCGATATCACTCAAATATCACTAGATGAAGCCCGGAAAGTATTTGCGATCGTTCCGCAGGAACCGCATTTATTTTCTGGTACCTTAAAATATAATTTAGACAGAACGGGAAAATATTCAGACGAACAAATGTGGGAAGCTCTTAAAGAAGTTCAACTAGCAAAATATATCGAAAATCTTCCAGATAAACTCAATTACGTTTTAACGGAAAGAGGACACAATTTTTCCGTTGGACAACGCCAACTGATTTGTATGGCTCGAGCTATTTTATGCGATGCAAAAATTATTCTTATGGACGAAGCCACCGCAAGTGTTGATATGGAAACTGAAAAACTCATTCAAGAAACGCTAAACACAGCTTTTGTTCATAAAACTGTCATAATCATTGCTCACCGCTTAGAGACGTTAAATAATGCAGATCACGTTGTTGTGCTTGGCAATGGACAAGTCGTGGATTATGGTACGCCTGCCAAAATACTCTCCAAATTAGGTGAGAGTTTGCATTCCCATTTATCTTAA
- a CDS encoding HDOD domain-containing protein: protein MVINNTASKDLKLPSMPDTVRECLAQMYSLEADLSKMASLIQKDPGITSSVLKLANSAIYGAGKSTSDLKVAFTRIGMTSLMQILVKYSVENLFKFETFEFFNIKAFTKHSAWVSQVAFELGKIAKNDKISDLLVAGLFHDIGLLVRAISDKALMKKITDLCVADKIDFISAEKKLKLDGHEILGVELLQSWQFPEEVILLVKNHHTDEAYRSKKLTSEQNKSISILCLSDTIAHRFGNAFVNYSRDTRVNATVLDKLGITNQDVGVAVKLATQHLQHY from the coding sequence ATGGTGATCAATAATACTGCATCCAAAGATCTAAAACTGCCATCAATGCCTGACACTGTGCGTGAATGCTTAGCTCAAATGTATAGCCTAGAAGCGGATTTGAGTAAAATGGCGAGTTTGATACAAAAAGATCCTGGCATCACTTCAAGTGTTTTAAAATTAGCAAATTCAGCAATATACGGTGCTGGAAAATCAACGAGCGATTTAAAAGTGGCGTTCACGCGAATAGGTATGACATCATTGATGCAAATTCTCGTTAAATATTCGGTAGAAAATCTGTTTAAATTTGAAACTTTTGAGTTTTTTAACATAAAAGCTTTTACCAAGCACAGCGCTTGGGTTTCGCAAGTTGCGTTTGAACTGGGTAAAATTGCGAAAAATGACAAGATTTCCGATTTATTAGTTGCGGGACTTTTTCATGATATCGGCTTACTTGTTCGTGCTATTTCAGATAAAGCGCTGATGAAAAAAATTACAGATTTATGTGTTGCTGATAAAATTGATTTTATCAGTGCTGAAAAAAAATTAAAATTAGATGGACATGAGATTCTTGGAGTTGAGCTATTGCAGTCATGGCAATTTCCTGAAGAAGTCATATTATTGGTTAAAAATCATCATACGGATGAAGCTTATCGTTCAAAAAAATTAACAAGTGAACAAAATAAATCAATTAGTATATTATGTTTATCAGATACAATTGCGCATCGTTTCGGCAATGCGTTTGTGAATTACTCCCGTGACACTCGGGTGAATGCTACTGTTTTAGATAAACTCGGAATAACAAACCAAGATGTAGGTGTTGCTGTGAAATTAGCGACTCAACATTTACAACATTATTAA
- the serA gene encoding phosphoglycerate dehydrogenase, whose translation MEKTVKILITGKLHDIALKLLNNQPSELAVSESLKIVYIPDAPRDIILKEIEDTHVLISRSETDVDAELLRKAKKLSVVARAAVGYGNIDCDLATEMGILVVNTPGKNTNSAAELTMGLLLALVRKIPQAHMSTSAGGWNRHKFSGTELGDKTIGIVGLGNVGHRVAKFAKGFDMRVIAYDPYISEDVFRKNQAERKNTLEELLAECDVLSVHVPLNKETKGMISLVELKKMRKGGIILNAARGGIVAERALLEVLNEGYIVGAAIDTFDNEPKPLQELIAHPNVIVTPHIGASTAEAQYRIGETIAIQVLKALRGEIVDYPVNLPHVSLLGSNDLKVFSVLSEKVSRFGAQIFDFQPAILKLTVKANLNKEDLQVLKLSAIKGFLSHASEEFVSYVNAEKILQRKGLEFEIEMTPSSSAKNELLFEVYGKGTSEKISVGAVLYDGKFARLSSINDFLFEIELDNDLIVMQNHDRPGVIGDVGSYLAKNNVNIAQFELSRNRRGGMAMSLIRIDGDLESEVVAGLRKLPNLISARLVSGL comes from the coding sequence ATGGAAAAGACAGTTAAGATTCTCATTACAGGTAAACTCCATGATATAGCTCTCAAGCTATTGAACAATCAACCTTCTGAGCTTGCTGTCTCTGAATCACTTAAAATTGTTTATATTCCCGATGCACCCCGTGATATTATTTTAAAAGAAATCGAAGACACTCATGTTCTCATCAGTCGTTCAGAAACTGATGTCGATGCTGAACTTTTACGCAAAGCTAAAAAATTAAGCGTTGTTGCCCGCGCAGCAGTTGGCTATGGAAATATTGATTGCGACTTAGCAACAGAAATGGGCATTCTTGTCGTCAACACCCCTGGAAAAAACACCAATTCTGCCGCCGAGTTGACCATGGGTTTACTCCTTGCCCTTGTCCGTAAAATTCCTCAAGCACACATGAGCACCAGCGCAGGTGGTTGGAATCGCCACAAATTTTCAGGAACTGAACTCGGAGATAAAACCATCGGAATCGTTGGCCTTGGCAATGTCGGCCACCGTGTCGCAAAATTTGCCAAAGGCTTTGACATGCGCGTCATTGCTTATGATCCCTATATTTCCGAAGATGTTTTCCGTAAAAATCAAGCTGAGCGTAAAAATACTTTGGAAGAATTGCTCGCAGAATGCGATGTTCTCTCCGTCCATGTGCCCCTCAATAAAGAAACAAAAGGCATGATTTCTTTAGTAGAGCTGAAGAAAATGCGCAAAGGTGGGATCATTTTAAACGCGGCTCGTGGCGGCATTGTTGCAGAAAGAGCCCTGCTTGAAGTCCTCAACGAGGGATATATTGTTGGTGCAGCCATTGACACATTTGACAATGAACCTAAGCCATTACAAGAACTTATAGCTCATCCCAATGTCATAGTGACACCTCATATCGGTGCGAGCACAGCCGAAGCACAGTATCGCATAGGGGAAACCATTGCTATTCAAGTGCTAAAAGCTCTGCGCGGTGAAATTGTCGATTACCCAGTCAATCTTCCGCATGTTTCTTTACTGGGCTCCAATGATCTCAAAGTTTTCTCTGTCCTATCTGAAAAAGTCTCACGTTTTGGTGCACAAATCTTTGACTTTCAACCCGCAATATTGAAACTGACCGTCAAAGCAAATCTCAATAAAGAAGACTTACAGGTTTTAAAACTTTCTGCAATTAAAGGCTTTCTTTCTCATGCCTCAGAAGAATTTGTCTCCTACGTCAATGCAGAAAAGATTCTCCAGCGCAAAGGGCTTGAGTTTGAGATAGAAATGACACCTTCCTCTTCCGCAAAAAATGAACTTTTATTTGAAGTTTATGGCAAAGGCACGAGCGAAAAAATATCTGTGGGCGCCGTTCTCTATGATGGGAAATTTGCCCGTTTGAGCTCAATCAATGATTTTCTTTTTGAAATTGAACTTGATAACGATCTGATCGTTATGCAGAATCACGATAGACCGGGTGTGATTGGAGATGTGGGATCCTATTTAGCAAAAAACAATGTTAATATTGCTCAGTTTGAACTTTCACGCAATCGGCGCGGAGGAATGGCTATGAGTCTTATTCGAATAGATGGTGATCTTGAAAGCGAAGTGGTTGCTGGACTTCGTAAACTCCCGAATTTAATTTCAGCACGATTGGTCAGTGGGCTGTGA
- a CDS encoding ATP-binding cassette domain-containing protein, which translates to MNSQKTTLWQKFSFSDVTPVMKKLAKLSIDKSDLNSVPFINNTLAKGDDYPDFDTSLHDLRKSPFQALIKYERKQFSFMFFIHITDVITSLLSAFAAIQLLRSFEKTSTNFKLIDLFYHESTPNQILIFTVCLAVIIFILKILAASLHAQKIETEMLLAWRIPFKLMQSLYLQLLKISKKDRTQYQTGDITNLAQNDAKFLGNFLAHALVDIPVLLASCALVMILMIAMLGKIAWIGFFIIALQIPLSLFFSWIGNILHTEMMKRGDKRLQLITEWIQGMRLVRYFGWGKYFKNEIHEATLSEFLQDLKITFKYCFAFALTLNWWMVVSSGIFAGIVFYNGDRSASTLFAAIWLSSILGQQITPLPWFVNAWSQAIVASRRLKLFYVARIQEEEFLEEKNNNYNPEEKEIIDKIIHNKLNSEISISFSLNNISLRFSKSEPYVLNNISVEIPAKKTLAIIGPVASGKSLLIQIMMGDITPTHGDVHFKLYFNDKNYKINSLSGNVHTSLGLALLRAIQSYVPQEAFIISSSIRENIPLKYKYQNEYYDSDNAIMNSIYAASFHTDLNEFSHGMDTEIGERGVNLSGGQKQRISLSRSSFANSSLIFLDDPLSAVDVKTEKTLAHNIFRGDWGKGKTIIWSTHRLEYLKYTDNILFLDGGSITEFGSFETLKANNKSRLNQFISGLNEHDRKN; encoded by the coding sequence TTGAATAGTCAAAAAACGACGTTGTGGCAAAAGTTTTCGTTCTCAGATGTCACACCCGTAATGAAAAAGCTAGCTAAACTATCAATTGATAAATCTGATTTAAATTCTGTCCCCTTTATTAATAACACATTAGCGAAGGGAGATGATTATCCTGATTTCGATACATCTTTGCACGATTTACGCAAATCCCCCTTTCAAGCTCTTATAAAATATGAAAGAAAACAATTTTCATTTATGTTTTTCATTCATATTACAGATGTTATAACTTCTTTATTGTCAGCCTTTGCTGCTATTCAACTTTTAAGAAGTTTTGAAAAAACATCCACAAATTTCAAATTGATAGATCTTTTTTACCATGAATCTACCCCAAATCAAATCCTGATTTTTACAGTTTGTTTGGCAGTGATAATCTTTATATTGAAAATTTTAGCTGCGAGTTTACATGCGCAGAAAATTGAAACAGAAATGCTTCTTGCTTGGCGCATACCATTTAAACTCATGCAGTCTCTCTATTTACAACTTCTAAAAATTAGCAAAAAAGATCGGACACAATATCAAACAGGAGATATCACGAATCTTGCACAAAATGATGCAAAATTCCTAGGCAATTTCCTTGCCCATGCACTCGTCGATATTCCAGTACTCTTAGCTTCCTGTGCACTTGTTATGATTTTAATGATTGCTATGCTTGGCAAGATTGCTTGGATTGGTTTTTTCATAATTGCATTACAAATTCCTCTTTCGCTTTTTTTCTCATGGATTGGCAATATTCTCCACACAGAAATGATGAAAAGAGGTGATAAACGTTTACAATTGATTACGGAATGGATTCAGGGGATGCGCTTAGTTCGTTACTTTGGCTGGGGAAAATATTTTAAAAATGAAATTCACGAGGCCACACTTTCCGAATTTTTACAAGATCTAAAAATTACTTTTAAGTATTGCTTCGCTTTTGCCTTAACCCTCAATTGGTGGATGGTCGTTAGCAGTGGGATATTTGCAGGTATTGTCTTTTATAATGGCGATAGAAGTGCATCAACATTATTTGCCGCCATTTGGCTATCAAGTATTTTAGGACAACAAATTACCCCCCTTCCTTGGTTTGTCAATGCTTGGTCACAAGCTATTGTCGCGTCGCGGAGATTAAAATTATTTTATGTCGCGCGTATCCAAGAAGAAGAGTTTTTAGAGGAAAAAAATAATAACTATAATCCAGAAGAAAAAGAAATTATCGATAAAATTATTCATAATAAATTAAATTCCGAAATATCTATTTCATTCTCTCTCAATAATATATCTTTACGATTTTCAAAAAGTGAACCTTATGTTTTAAATAATATCAGCGTTGAAATCCCAGCAAAAAAAACCTTAGCCATTATCGGCCCCGTCGCCAGTGGCAAGTCACTTCTAATACAAATTATGATGGGAGATATCACACCAACACATGGAGATGTTCATTTTAAATTATATTTCAATGATAAAAATTATAAGATAAATTCTCTTTCGGGTAATGTTCACACCTCTCTTGGTTTAGCACTACTGCGCGCTATCCAAAGCTATGTCCCGCAAGAGGCATTTATTATAAGCAGTTCTATCCGTGAAAATATTCCACTTAAATATAAATATCAAAATGAATACTATGATAGCGACAATGCAATCATGAATTCGATTTATGCTGCAAGTTTTCATACAGATTTAAATGAATTTTCCCATGGTATGGATACAGAAATCGGCGAAAGAGGTGTTAATTTATCGGGTGGACAAAAACAAAGAATCAGTTTATCGCGCAGCTCATTTGCCAATTCTTCTCTTATATTTTTAGATGATCCATTGAGTGCTGTTGATGTTAAAACAGAAAAAACTCTTGCACACAATATTTTTCGAGGTGATTGGGGCAAAGGGAAAACTATTATTTGGTCCACCCATCGTTTAGAATATTTAAAATACACTGATAATATTTTATTTTTAGACGGTGGGAGCATCACAGAATTTGGCAGTTTTGAAACTCTTAAAGCAAATAACAAATCAAGACTCAATCAATTTATTTCAGGATTAAATGAGCATGACCGAAAAAATTAG